One stretch of bacterium DNA includes these proteins:
- the nadB gene encoding L-aspartate oxidase, which produces MRLMNKFLTSFNTKNLPSIKTDILIIGSGVAGLSAAIQAAKCGEVTIITKDKLSESNTQKAQGGIAVALSKDDSPEGHIEDTLRVGCGLCNEKAVKIIVEEGPARIKELIQWGTEFDRQGDQLSFTREAGHSIRRVIHAKGDATGAELERALISKVKQNTKIKILEYAFVIDLLHRDRTCFGAVVNVKNNEKKIVYAQKVILATGGIGQVYRETTNSPVATGCGMALAYRAGAKLIDMEFVQFHPTTLYVAGLSRTLISEAVRGEGGVLRNKHGERFMFKYHKDGELAPRDVTSRSILKEMRETADTRVYLDLTHLSNKLVKNRFPNIMEVCSSFGIDIKKDFIPVRPTAHYMIGGIKIDENGKTNIQNLYACGETASSGVHGANRLASNSLLEGLVFGYRAGQSAGKDIDCGKRFERTPDISNVLDHIGTKKLDIGDLKASLKSLMTRYVGIERDGAGLLAAQKEINFWSSYVMGKEFSDIRDWEFQNMLLVAGLIQKAALIRKETRGVHYRKDYPMQNDEKWRNTHIELSLKKDCEIAIL; this is translated from the coding sequence ATGCGGCTTATGAATAAATTCCTCACCTCCTTTAACACAAAAAACCTGCCGTCTATCAAAACTGATATTTTAATTATTGGAAGTGGGGTAGCCGGACTCTCTGCTGCTATTCAGGCGGCAAAATGTGGAGAGGTAACTATAATAACCAAGGATAAACTCAGCGAAAGCAACACTCAAAAAGCTCAGGGCGGAATAGCTGTGGCGTTATCAAAGGATGATTCGCCTGAGGGGCATATAGAAGATACATTAAGAGTTGGGTGCGGGTTATGCAACGAGAAGGCGGTCAAGATAATAGTAGAAGAAGGACCCGCTCGTATCAAGGAATTGATCCAATGGGGAACAGAATTTGACAGGCAGGGAGATCAGCTCTCTTTTACCCGGGAAGCGGGTCATAGCATACGAAGAGTGATTCATGCAAAAGGCGATGCTACAGGTGCGGAATTAGAAAGAGCGCTGATATCAAAAGTCAAACAGAACACTAAGATTAAGATTCTGGAGTATGCTTTTGTCATAGATTTACTTCATAGAGACCGAACTTGTTTTGGTGCTGTTGTTAATGTGAAAAATAATGAGAAAAAGATAGTCTATGCGCAGAAAGTAATATTAGCTACAGGTGGAATTGGGCAGGTTTATCGTGAGACAACAAATTCCCCTGTTGCTACAGGATGCGGTATGGCGCTTGCTTATAGAGCAGGCGCTAAGCTTATAGATATGGAATTTGTTCAGTTTCATCCTACTACTTTATATGTAGCAGGTCTGTCCCGCACATTAATCTCTGAGGCAGTTAGAGGTGAAGGCGGAGTCTTGAGAAACAAGCATGGTGAAAGATTTATGTTTAAGTACCATAAGGATGGAGAGCTGGCTCCTCGTGACGTGACGTCAAGATCAATTCTGAAAGAAATGAGAGAGACGGCTGATACACGCGTCTATTTAGACCTTACGCACTTAAGTAATAAATTAGTAAAAAATCGTTTCCCAAATATAATGGAGGTTTGTTCTTCTTTTGGCATAGATATTAAAAAGGATTTTATACCTGTTCGGCCTACTGCTCATTATATGATAGGAGGAATTAAAATAGATGAAAATGGGAAAACTAATATTCAAAATCTATATGCGTGCGGAGAGACAGCTTCTTCAGGAGTTCATGGCGCTAACAGACTGGCGAGCAATTCTCTCCTTGAAGGGCTTGTTTTTGGTTATAGAGCAGGGCAATCTGCAGGCAAGGATATAGATTGTGGAAAGCGATTTGAGAGAACTCCGGATATAAGCAATGTATTGGATCATATTGGCACAAAAAAACTGGATATAGGAGATCTCAAGGCTTCCCTGAAAAGTTTAATGACAAGGTATGTGGGCATTGAGAGAGATGGGGCAGGTCTTTTGGCAGCTCAGAAAGAAATTAATTTTTGGTCTTCATATGTAATGGGGAAAGAATTTTCAGATATCAGGGATTGGGAATTTCAAAATATGCTTCTTGTAGCAGGGCTTATTCAGAAAGCAGCCCTTATCAGGAAGGAGACTAGAGGTGTCCACTATCGCAAAGATTATCCAATGCAGAATGATGAAAAGTGGCGAAATACTCATATAGAGTTATCTTTAAAAAAGGACTGTGAGATTGCTATTTTATAA
- a CDS encoding class I SAM-dependent methyltransferase, with product MALSRSYNKKKGIGTETVVHGRRWGAMHSGYFSDPAIASPLVKTIKNILVKSPADVVVDLGGGTGFLLSQLRAQGIGADTALVNIDCSDAQLALSNKENISFVCTSVDKFRRSDVASKDGRVLFMMRSVLHYFGEDGLSPLLCYLRSQAKAGEFFVHQTASFDNEEEAVCLNALYRHMRTNKWYPTVKDLQRHMTDSRWRVTDTIPARSLLLTSDELGQRYALNTSDIAYIRDIMAKEFGVMKDVFRLIPSGFQANLHYRIYTCEAVSA from the coding sequence ATGGCACTATCCCGATCTTATAATAAGAAAAAAGGAATCGGAACGGAAACGGTCGTTCATGGGCGGAGATGGGGTGCGATGCACAGCGGCTATTTCTCCGACCCCGCGATTGCAAGTCCTCTGGTCAAAACAATAAAAAACATTCTGGTAAAATCTCCGGCGGATGTGGTTGTGGACTTAGGGGGAGGAACGGGTTTTCTGCTGTCTCAGTTGAGAGCGCAGGGAATCGGCGCTGATACAGCTCTTGTGAACATTGACTGCTCAGATGCCCAACTTGCTTTGTCAAATAAGGAAAACATTTCTTTTGTCTGCACCTCAGTAGATAAGTTCAGGCGCAGTGATGTTGCGTCCAAAGATGGACGGGTTTTATTCATGATGCGGTCCGTTCTCCACTATTTCGGGGAAGATGGTTTGTCGCCTTTATTGTGCTATCTTCGCAGTCAGGCAAAAGCAGGTGAGTTTTTTGTGCATCAGACTGCGTCGTTTGACAACGAGGAAGAAGCTGTCTGCCTCAATGCGCTGTATAGACACATGCGTACTAACAAATGGTATCCCACGGTTAAAGACTTGCAAAGACACATGACGGATTCCCGCTGGCGCGTAACGGATACGATTCCTGCGCGTTCGCTCCTGTTGACCTCGGATGAATTGGGCCAGAGGTATGCTCTGAACACAAGTGATATCGCTTATATACGTGATATAATGGCGAAAGAATTCGGTGTGATGAAAGACGTCTTTCGACTCATTCCGTCCGGATTTCAGGCGAACTTGCACTACCGAATTTACACATGTGAGGCTGTTTCTGCTTAA
- a CDS encoding transporter substrate-binding domain-containing protein: MVISGHKLLFKNQYKNEGFWEGKRMKSIRALLVILLFSIVLSGCNTINKPNISSEENEFQLLTEDYPPLTFERDGEIMGFGTEVVREIIHRLNITDNIRILPWKEGYDLCLKEANVVLFTMKRTELRENLFQWIGPIGSNNTIFYAKKGSGIKIDSMDDAKKVSKIATCSAWFSEQDLKDAGFTNLVSSPLPTENVRQLVEGEVDLSIFTDITIPEIAIQAGYSINDLEPVFVVSTGHFYIAISKTTPQSLVDLWKQAFQSMYEDGTFKRIYAKWIPNGTIPIL, encoded by the coding sequence ATGGTAATATCAGGGCATAAATTATTGTTTAAGAATCAATATAAAAACGAGGGATTTTGGGAGGGAAAGAGAATGAAATCAATTAGGGCTCTATTAGTTATCCTGTTATTTTCTATTGTTTTATCCGGCTGCAATACAATTAACAAACCGAATATATCGTCTGAAGAGAATGAATTTCAGTTATTAACGGAAGATTATCCGCCTTTAACATTTGAGAGAGATGGAGAGATAATGGGATTTGGTACGGAAGTTGTGCGTGAAATTATTCACAGATTGAATATTACGGATAATATTCGCATTCTGCCATGGAAAGAAGGATACGATTTATGTTTAAAAGAGGCTAACGTGGTTCTCTTTACAATGAAACGCACAGAATTGCGAGAGAATCTTTTTCAATGGATCGGACCTATTGGAAGTAATAATACAATTTTTTATGCAAAGAAAGGTTCCGGAATCAAAATCGATAGCATGGATGATGCAAAAAAAGTATCAAAAATCGCAACCTGTTCTGCATGGTTTTCCGAGCAAGACCTTAAAGATGCTGGTTTTACCAATCTTGTTAGTTCACCACTACCAACAGAAAATGTTCGTCAATTAGTAGAAGGAGAAGTTGACCTTTCGATTTTTACTGATATCACAATCCCTGAAATTGCGATTCAAGCGGGATATTCCATCAATGATCTGGAGCCTGTTTTCGTCGTCAGTACAGGTCATTTTTATATTGCGATTTCCAAAACTACTCCTCAGAGTTTGGTAGATTTGTGGAAACAGGCTTTTCAATCGATGTACGAAGATGGGACTTTTAAAAGGATATATGCTAAATGGATTCCGAATGGCACTATCCCGATCTTATAA
- a CDS encoding DUF2779 domain-containing protein, producing the protein MSLLTKSKYLAGLQCSKLLWMLVKAKDRIPAPAEDAQFRMDAGTEVGILAKQLFPEGIDIPTDDFMRNIYLTKDSLSNNAPLFEAGIMANNCYSRIDVLKPNDDGSFDIIEVKAGTKVKEENVHDVSFQKHCCEMAGLKIAKCHLCFIDNQYVRKGDINVGELFSIQDISMEVAEAQQGIQERIDKMSDAVRLSRCPSVLIGRHCDSHYTCNLKDECWEFLPENNIFTLCGGGGKSAELFNNGVHSIADIPDDFRLTDKQEIQKKCEKTGECHVQPSGIKQFLDTLNYPLYYLDFETFSPAVPEYDNSRPYQKIPFQYSLHIQQKDNKTKHFEFLAEGSEDPRPALLKNLKEVLGTKSSIVVYNQQFEKGVLGELARDFPKYQNWVNEILPGIVDLLIPFRNFCYYNPSQQGSASMKKVLPAITGESYEGMEIATGENASMQFFQSHIKSKSNNKEEIRKNLLKYCCLDTEGMVLIISELKKFVN; encoded by the coding sequence GTGTCTCTTTTAACCAAATCAAAATACCTTGCAGGGCTTCAGTGTTCAAAGCTATTATGGATGCTTGTCAAAGCGAAGGATAGGATTCCTGCGCCGGCTGAGGATGCTCAGTTTAGAATGGATGCTGGAACTGAAGTTGGTATTCTGGCTAAACAATTATTTCCCGAAGGTATTGATATCCCAACGGATGATTTCATGCGGAATATTTATTTGACAAAGGATAGTCTGTCAAATAATGCGCCGCTTTTTGAAGCAGGGATCATGGCTAATAATTGCTATTCAAGAATTGACGTTCTTAAGCCAAATGATGACGGGAGTTTTGATATTATTGAAGTCAAAGCAGGAACAAAGGTTAAAGAAGAAAATGTTCACGATGTTTCTTTTCAAAAACATTGCTGTGAAATGGCAGGACTAAAGATCGCAAAATGCCATTTATGCTTTATTGATAACCAATATGTCAGAAAGGGCGATATTAATGTTGGGGAACTGTTCTCCATTCAGGATATAAGTATGGAGGTTGCTGAAGCTCAGCAGGGTATTCAGGAGAGAATTGACAAGATGTCCGATGCCGTAAGATTGAGCAGATGCCCTTCGGTTTTGATAGGCAGACACTGCGATTCTCATTATACCTGCAACCTAAAAGATGAATGCTGGGAATTTCTGCCTGAAAATAATATTTTCACACTCTGCGGAGGCGGGGGGAAAAGCGCTGAGCTCTTCAATAACGGCGTACACAGCATAGCGGATATTCCTGATGATTTTAGACTTACAGATAAGCAGGAGATACAGAAGAAGTGCGAGAAAACAGGAGAATGCCACGTTCAGCCTTCAGGAATAAAGCAGTTTCTTGATACATTAAATTATCCTCTCTATTATCTGGATTTTGAGACCTTTTCTCCTGCGGTTCCCGAATACGATAATTCAAGGCCATATCAGAAGATTCCGTTTCAGTATTCTCTTCATATTCAGCAGAAAGATAACAAAACAAAGCATTTTGAATTTCTTGCGGAAGGAAGTGAAGACCCGAGACCTGCATTATTAAAAAATCTAAAAGAGGTTCTTGGAACTAAGAGCAGTATTGTTGTTTATAATCAACAATTTGAGAAAGGCGTTTTAGGTGAGCTGGCAAGAGATTTCCCCAAATATCAGAATTGGGTCAATGAAATACTTCCAGGAATAGTAGACCTGCTAATTCCTTTCAGAAACTTTTGCTACTATAACCCATCTCAGCAAGGCAGCGCCTCTATGAAAAAAGTCCTTCCGGCGATTACGGGAGAAAGCTACGAAGGAATGGAGATCGCAACCGGGGAAAATGCAAGTATGCAGTTCTTTCAAAGCCACATTAAAAGTAAGTCAAACAACAAAGAAGAAATAAGAAAGAACCTGTTGAAATACTGCTGTTTGGATACAGAAGGAATGGTGTTAATTATTAGCGAATTGAAAAAGTTTGTGAATTAG
- a CDS encoding abortive infection family protein — protein MNLISKRTRREFQEYFVGTTLREIELHFDNYDIPQTQLPEGKLPSGQRRGLVEEYYVSIDWTNPKDIKKVLSVYADVLIYLNEEGVWNVDYRKKWFEKLIRTLKRDGYEFNGTLIVPIGQVEYQQLETATNLLDRTHFQEYIERIKISIDTDPSLAIGSAKELVESTLKTILTELGIRYNKNDYVPKLLKETQKVLDLAPADIDDAKKGVDVIKVLLSNLGQVAIKTAELRNLYGTGHGKEKRKGLNSRHARLAVGAAITLCTFLLETFELKTK, from the coding sequence ATGAATTTAATAAGTAAAAGAACAAGAAGAGAATTCCAAGAGTACTTTGTAGGCACTACCCTTCGAGAAATAGAACTTCATTTTGACAATTACGATATTCCTCAAACACAATTACCTGAAGGGAAATTACCTTCTGGACAAAGAAGAGGGCTTGTAGAAGAATATTATGTATCTATTGACTGGACAAATCCAAAAGATATAAAGAAAGTATTGAGTGTCTACGCTGATGTATTAATTTACCTAAATGAAGAGGGAGTTTGGAATGTAGATTATCGAAAAAAATGGTTTGAAAAACTAATCAGAACTCTTAAAAGGGACGGATATGAATTTAATGGAACTTTAATTGTTCCTATTGGTCAAGTCGAATATCAACAACTTGAAACAGCAACTAATTTATTAGACAGAACCCATTTTCAAGAATATATTGAGAGAATAAAAATCTCGATTGACACTGACCCAAGTTTAGCAATTGGCTCAGCAAAAGAATTGGTTGAATCAACACTTAAAACTATTTTAACGGAATTGGGAATCAGGTATAATAAAAATGATTATGTACCAAAGCTTTTGAAAGAGACACAGAAAGTCCTTGACCTTGCGCCAGCGGATATTGATGATGCAAAGAAAGGAGTTGATGTTATCAAAGTACTATTAAGTAACTTAGGACAAGTTGCCATCAAAACAGCCGAATTAAGGAATTTATATGGAACTGGACACGGGAAAGAAAAGAGGAAAGGACTAAATTCAAGACACGCTCGACTTGCTGTTGGGGCTGCAATTACGTTGTGTACTTTTCTATTAGAAACATTTGAATTAAAAACAAAATAA
- a CDS encoding nucleotidyltransferase domain-containing protein: MRVHDPLDKILNNEIKVKILRFLCKTEAEWSGRQIAQEIKVSPAACHKSLRELNNERVLLLRSVGKSYLYSLNKENFIISDLLKPLYEKESKIPEKVYEAMVRNISSLVIKNIVSIAVFGSVKRKKERPISDIDILIVVKNPENKKAVEKDFEKVNEKIMDKFGNTVSTYLQTVEELKSKYKKKVPLIKNILKSHNLLFGRSLEELL, from the coding sequence ATGAGAGTACATGACCCATTAGATAAGATTTTAAATAATGAGATAAAGGTTAAAATCTTGCGTTTTCTCTGCAAGACAGAGGCGGAGTGGAGTGGACGACAGATTGCTCAAGAAATAAAAGTGAGTCCCGCAGCCTGCCATAAATCTCTTCGAGAGCTAAATAATGAAAGAGTGCTTTTGCTAAGAAGTGTAGGGAAGAGTTATCTCTACAGTTTAAATAAAGAAAATTTTATTATTTCAGACTTACTTAAACCTTTATATGAAAAAGAAAGCAAAATCCCTGAGAAGGTATATGAAGCTATGGTAAGAAATATCTCCTCTCTTGTAATAAAGAACATAGTTTCTATAGCAGTTTTTGGCAGTGTAAAGAGAAAAAAAGAGCGGCCTATCAGTGACATAGATATTCTAATAGTGGTAAAGAATCCAGAAAACAAAAAAGCTGTTGAAAAAGACTTTGAAAAGGTAAATGAAAAGATTATGGACAAATTTGGCAACACGGTCTCTACTTACCTACAGACTGTTGAAGAACTTAAGTCAAAATATAAAAAGAAAGTTCCTTTGATAAAGAATATATTAAAGTCTCATAATTTACTCTTTGGCAGGTCATTAGAGGAGTTATTGTAA